One stretch of Zingiber officinale cultivar Zhangliang chromosome 6B, Zo_v1.1, whole genome shotgun sequence DNA includes these proteins:
- the LOC121992698 gene encoding SWI/SNF complex subunit SWI3C homolog isoform X1, translating into MSPASPSDSRLKWRKRKRDANPRRQKPPEAEEDEEENDEDASVPVRADAEEDGRSSPPIPAAADPVLDLRVSEVLSDGGQRIADFPTAFRRTVNRPHPSVLALVAAERSNSAARSWSPPLLENISHGQMQALSAVLPDNPSLQQPADLDKPSTYVCTPPPLMEGKGMVKLFDKEQLLIVPMHSDWFSRSTVHRLERQVVPHFFSGKSSDHTQEKYIGLRNTIISKYLENPGKRLSFADCQALVPNNDLYDLSRIVRFLDHWGIINYLAASSVHRGLRMAGSLLREDVNGELQLQTAPLKSIDSLILFDRPKCSIRLEDIAFFSRSAQDSDAFIGDLDSRIRERIAEHTCNFCSCPLTKLHYQSQKEIDIMLCSNCFHDAKFVTGHSSLDFVRMDSVKDDSDLEGDNWTDQETLLLLEAMEKYNDNWIEIAEYVGTKSKAQCILHFLRLPMENGLVESIELQHIPTSDRQDYFISSSNSNGKISGNQDFSSAKPLPFINSSNPVMSLVAFLTSAIGPRVAAACASAALSVLTREDSSNGSDNLHADVDTHAPHASFSQKDGTVEGRLQHPKNGSTSLASELVEQATMAGLSAAAVKAKLFADQEEREIQRLVATIINHQLKRLELKLKQFAELETLLLKECEQSERVRQRLSTERIRMMSTRFGASSNNVPSAGGAAPAAPVAAAAAMGTNPATGQPPMVPASAQASFGNSLNAGHRQMQLMQRQQMFGFGPRLPLSAIHPAPVSQNPGFNSAIPNNSTPNHHPLSRSSSSGNTRI; encoded by the exons ATGTCGCCCGCTTCTCCTTCAG ATTCCCGGCTCAAATGGCGGAAGAGGAAGCGGGATGCCAATCCTAGGCGCCAGAAGCCACCTGAAGCCGAGGAAGATGAGGAAGAGAACGATGAGGATGCCTCCGTCCCCGTCAGGGCAGATGCGGAGGAGGACGGCCGTAGCTCTCCTCCCATCCCCGCTGCAGCTGACCCCGTTCTCGACCTCAGAGTGTCTGAAGTCCTCTCCGACGGTGGCCAGCGGATCGCTGATTTTCCCACCGCTTTTCGCCGCACTGTCAATCGCCCTCACCCTTCTGTCCTCGCTCTTGTGGCCGCCGAGCGCTCCAACTCTGCCGCCCGTTCATGGTCTCCTCCATTATTGGAGAACATTTCTCACGGGCAGATGCAGGCCCTCTCGGCGGTGCTCCCCGATAATCCTTCATTGCAGCAGCCAGCGGACCTGGATAAGCCCTCCACTTATGTATGCACACCACCGCCACTCATGGAAGGGAAGGGCATGGTAAAGCTGTTTGACAAGGAGCAGCTTCTCATTGTTCCAATGCACTCCG ATTGGTTTTCACGAAGCACTGTCCACCGGCTGGAGAGACAAGTGGTGCCACACTTCTTCTCTGGAAAATCCAGCGATCACACCCAAGAGAAGTACATAGGTCTTCGGAACACTATAATTTCCAAATACTTGGAAAATCCAGGGAAGAGGCTTTCCTTTGCCGATTGCCAAGCATTAGTTCCAAACAACGACCTATATGATCTTAGTCGGATAGTGAGGTTTTTGGATCATTGGGGGATCATTAACTATCTGGCTGCTTCTTCGGTCCACCGTGGCCTTAGGATGGCTGGTTCCCTTCTCAGAGAGGATGTCAACGGCGAGCTTCAACTTCAAACTGCACCTTTGAAGTCCATAGACAGTTTAATTTTGTTTGATAGACCAAAATGCAGCATTAGACTAGAGGATATTGCTTTTTTCTCTCGTTCTGCACAAGATTCAGATGCCTTTATTGGAGATTTGGATAGCAGAATTAGGGAACGTATTGCGGAGCATACCTGCAATTTCTGCTCTTGCCCTCTGACCAAATTACACTATCAATCACAGAAGGAG ATTGATATAATGCTGTGCTCCAACTGTTTCCATGATGCAAAATTTGTTACCGGACACTCAAGTTTGGATTTTGTAAGAATGGATTCTGTAAAAGATGATTCAGATCTTGAAGGGGATAACTGGACAGACCAGGAAACTTTGCTGTTACTTGAGGCCATGGAGAAATATAATGACAACTGGATTGAAATTGCAGAATACGTTGGTACCAAGTCCAAGGCACAATGTATTTTGCATTTTCTTCGTCTTCCAATGGAAAATGGCCTAGTGGAAAGTATCGAACTTCAACATATTCCAACATCTGATAGACAAGATTATTTTATTTCATCTTCAAATTCTAATGGTAAAATTTCAG GCAATCAAGATTTCAGCAGTGCCAAACCACTTCCATTTATTAATTCCTCTAATCCAGTCATGTCTCTG GTAGCCTTCCTGACCTCTGCAATTGGACCAAGGGTTGCTGCAGCCTGTGCAAGTGCAGCATTATCTGTCTTGACTAGAGAAGACTCAAG CAATGGATCTGATAATTTACATGCTGATGTTGATACTCATGCACCACATGCAAGCTTCAGTCAGAAAG ATGGAACTGTAGAAGGACGATTGCAACAtcctaaaaatggttctacttcgcTTGCTTCAGAACTCGTTGAACAAGCTACAATGGCCGGCCTATCTGCAGCTGCGGTGAAAGCAAAATTATTTGCAGATCAAGAGGAACGTGAAATTCAGAGGCTGGTTGCTACTATTATAAATCATCAG CTGAAGAGATTGGAGTTGAAGCTAAAGCAGTTTGCAGAACTAGAAACCTTACTGCTGAAGGAATGTGAACAGTCTGAGAGGGTGCGACAGCGGCTTTCGACTGAGCGGATTCGAATGATGTCCACCCGCTTTGGAGCCTCATCGAACAATGTACCATCAGCTGGGGGagcagcaccagcagcccctgtAGCAGCTGCTGCAGCCATGGGCACTAATCCAGCAACTGGCCAGCCACCCATGGTGCCGGCAAGTGCACAGGCTTCCTTTGGCAACAGTCTTAATGCTGGCCATCGGCAGATGCAGTTGATGCAACGGCAGCAAATGTTTGGGTTTGGACCCAGGTTGCCACTCTCTGCTATCCACCCAGCTCCTGTCTCTCAGAATCCTGGGTTCAACTCCGCAATACCAAACAATTCCACACCTAACCATCATCCACTGTCAAGATCATCGTCGTCAGGCAATACTCGAATATAG
- the LOC121992698 gene encoding SWI/SNF complex subunit SWI3C homolog isoform X6 gives MSPASPSDSRLKWRKRKRDANPRRQKPPEAEEDEEENDEDASVPVRADAEEDGRSSPPIPAAADPVLDLRVSEVLSDGGQRIADFPTAFRRTVNRPHPSVLALVAAERSNSAARSWSPPLLENISHGQMQALSAVLPDNPSLQQPADLDKPSTYVCTPPPLMEGKGMVKLFDKEQLLIVPMHSDWFSRSTVHRLERQVVPHFFSGKSSDHTQEKYIGLRNTIISKYLENPGKRLSFADCQALVPNNDLYDLSRIVRFLDHWGIINYLAASSVHRGLRMAGSLLREDVNGELQLQTAPLKSIDSLILFDRPKCSIRLEDIAFFSRSAQDSDAFIGDLDSRIRERIAEHTCNFCSCPLTKLHYQSQKEIDIMLCSNCFHDAKFVTGHSSLDFVRMDSVKDDSDLEGDNWTDQETLLLLEAMEKYNDNWIEIAEYVGTKSKAQCILHFLRLPMENGLVESIELQHIPTSDRQDYFISSSNSNGKISGNQDFSSAKPLPFINSSNPVMSLVAFLTSAIGPRVAAACASAALSVLTREDSSQKELVEQATMAGLSAAAVKAKLFADQEEREIQRLVATIINHQLKRLELKLKQFAELETLLLKECEQSERVRQRLSTERIRMMSTRFGASSNNVPSAGGAAPAAPVAAAAAMGTNPATGQPPMVPASAQASFGNSLNAGHRQMQLMQRQQMFGFGPRLPLSAIHPAPVSQNPGFNSAIPNNSTPNHHPLSRSSSSGNTRI, from the exons ATGTCGCCCGCTTCTCCTTCAG ATTCCCGGCTCAAATGGCGGAAGAGGAAGCGGGATGCCAATCCTAGGCGCCAGAAGCCACCTGAAGCCGAGGAAGATGAGGAAGAGAACGATGAGGATGCCTCCGTCCCCGTCAGGGCAGATGCGGAGGAGGACGGCCGTAGCTCTCCTCCCATCCCCGCTGCAGCTGACCCCGTTCTCGACCTCAGAGTGTCTGAAGTCCTCTCCGACGGTGGCCAGCGGATCGCTGATTTTCCCACCGCTTTTCGCCGCACTGTCAATCGCCCTCACCCTTCTGTCCTCGCTCTTGTGGCCGCCGAGCGCTCCAACTCTGCCGCCCGTTCATGGTCTCCTCCATTATTGGAGAACATTTCTCACGGGCAGATGCAGGCCCTCTCGGCGGTGCTCCCCGATAATCCTTCATTGCAGCAGCCAGCGGACCTGGATAAGCCCTCCACTTATGTATGCACACCACCGCCACTCATGGAAGGGAAGGGCATGGTAAAGCTGTTTGACAAGGAGCAGCTTCTCATTGTTCCAATGCACTCCG ATTGGTTTTCACGAAGCACTGTCCACCGGCTGGAGAGACAAGTGGTGCCACACTTCTTCTCTGGAAAATCCAGCGATCACACCCAAGAGAAGTACATAGGTCTTCGGAACACTATAATTTCCAAATACTTGGAAAATCCAGGGAAGAGGCTTTCCTTTGCCGATTGCCAAGCATTAGTTCCAAACAACGACCTATATGATCTTAGTCGGATAGTGAGGTTTTTGGATCATTGGGGGATCATTAACTATCTGGCTGCTTCTTCGGTCCACCGTGGCCTTAGGATGGCTGGTTCCCTTCTCAGAGAGGATGTCAACGGCGAGCTTCAACTTCAAACTGCACCTTTGAAGTCCATAGACAGTTTAATTTTGTTTGATAGACCAAAATGCAGCATTAGACTAGAGGATATTGCTTTTTTCTCTCGTTCTGCACAAGATTCAGATGCCTTTATTGGAGATTTGGATAGCAGAATTAGGGAACGTATTGCGGAGCATACCTGCAATTTCTGCTCTTGCCCTCTGACCAAATTACACTATCAATCACAGAAGGAG ATTGATATAATGCTGTGCTCCAACTGTTTCCATGATGCAAAATTTGTTACCGGACACTCAAGTTTGGATTTTGTAAGAATGGATTCTGTAAAAGATGATTCAGATCTTGAAGGGGATAACTGGACAGACCAGGAAACTTTGCTGTTACTTGAGGCCATGGAGAAATATAATGACAACTGGATTGAAATTGCAGAATACGTTGGTACCAAGTCCAAGGCACAATGTATTTTGCATTTTCTTCGTCTTCCAATGGAAAATGGCCTAGTGGAAAGTATCGAACTTCAACATATTCCAACATCTGATAGACAAGATTATTTTATTTCATCTTCAAATTCTAATGGTAAAATTTCAG GCAATCAAGATTTCAGCAGTGCCAAACCACTTCCATTTATTAATTCCTCTAATCCAGTCATGTCTCTG GTAGCCTTCCTGACCTCTGCAATTGGACCAAGGGTTGCTGCAGCCTGTGCAAGTGCAGCATTATCTGTCTTGACTAGAGAAGACTCAAG TCAGAAAG AACTCGTTGAACAAGCTACAATGGCCGGCCTATCTGCAGCTGCGGTGAAAGCAAAATTATTTGCAGATCAAGAGGAACGTGAAATTCAGAGGCTGGTTGCTACTATTATAAATCATCAG CTGAAGAGATTGGAGTTGAAGCTAAAGCAGTTTGCAGAACTAGAAACCTTACTGCTGAAGGAATGTGAACAGTCTGAGAGGGTGCGACAGCGGCTTTCGACTGAGCGGATTCGAATGATGTCCACCCGCTTTGGAGCCTCATCGAACAATGTACCATCAGCTGGGGGagcagcaccagcagcccctgtAGCAGCTGCTGCAGCCATGGGCACTAATCCAGCAACTGGCCAGCCACCCATGGTGCCGGCAAGTGCACAGGCTTCCTTTGGCAACAGTCTTAATGCTGGCCATCGGCAGATGCAGTTGATGCAACGGCAGCAAATGTTTGGGTTTGGACCCAGGTTGCCACTCTCTGCTATCCACCCAGCTCCTGTCTCTCAGAATCCTGGGTTCAACTCCGCAATACCAAACAATTCCACACCTAACCATCATCCACTGTCAAGATCATCGTCGTCAGGCAATACTCGAATATAG
- the LOC121992698 gene encoding SWI/SNF complex subunit SWI3C homolog isoform X4 translates to MSPASPSDSRLKWRKRKRDANPRRQKPPEAEEDEEENDEDASVPVRADAEEDGRSSPPIPAAADPVLDLRVSEVLSDGGQRIADFPTAFRRTVNRPHPSVLALVAAERSNSAARSWSPPLLENISHGQMQALSAVLPDNPSLQQPADLDKPSTYVCTPPPLMEGKGMVKLFDKEQLLIVPMHSDWFSRSTVHRLERQVVPHFFSGKSSDHTQEKYIGLRNTIISKYLENPGKRLSFADCQALVPNNDLYDLSRIVRFLDHWGIINYLAASSVHRGLRMAGSLLREDVNGELQLQTAPLKSIDSLILFDRPKCSIRLEDIAFFSRSAQDSDAFIGDLDSRIRERIAEHTCNFCSCPLTKLHYQSQKEIDIMLCSNCFHDAKFVTGHSSLDFVRMDSVKDDSDLEGDNWTDQETLLLLEAMEKYNDNWIEIAEYVGTKSKAQCILHFLRLPMENGLVESIELQHIPTSDRQDYFISSSNSNGKISGNQDFSSAKPLPFINSSNPVMSLVAFLTSAIGPRVAAACASAALSVLTREDSSQKDGTVEGRLQHPKNGSTSLASELVEQATMAGLSAAAVKAKLFADQEEREIQRLVATIINHQLKRLELKLKQFAELETLLLKECEQSERVRQRLSTERIRMMSTRFGASSNNVPSAGGAAPAAPVAAAAAMGTNPATGQPPMVPASAQASFGNSLNAGHRQMQLMQRQQMFGFGPRLPLSAIHPAPVSQNPGFNSAIPNNSTPNHHPLSRSSSSGNTRI, encoded by the exons ATGTCGCCCGCTTCTCCTTCAG ATTCCCGGCTCAAATGGCGGAAGAGGAAGCGGGATGCCAATCCTAGGCGCCAGAAGCCACCTGAAGCCGAGGAAGATGAGGAAGAGAACGATGAGGATGCCTCCGTCCCCGTCAGGGCAGATGCGGAGGAGGACGGCCGTAGCTCTCCTCCCATCCCCGCTGCAGCTGACCCCGTTCTCGACCTCAGAGTGTCTGAAGTCCTCTCCGACGGTGGCCAGCGGATCGCTGATTTTCCCACCGCTTTTCGCCGCACTGTCAATCGCCCTCACCCTTCTGTCCTCGCTCTTGTGGCCGCCGAGCGCTCCAACTCTGCCGCCCGTTCATGGTCTCCTCCATTATTGGAGAACATTTCTCACGGGCAGATGCAGGCCCTCTCGGCGGTGCTCCCCGATAATCCTTCATTGCAGCAGCCAGCGGACCTGGATAAGCCCTCCACTTATGTATGCACACCACCGCCACTCATGGAAGGGAAGGGCATGGTAAAGCTGTTTGACAAGGAGCAGCTTCTCATTGTTCCAATGCACTCCG ATTGGTTTTCACGAAGCACTGTCCACCGGCTGGAGAGACAAGTGGTGCCACACTTCTTCTCTGGAAAATCCAGCGATCACACCCAAGAGAAGTACATAGGTCTTCGGAACACTATAATTTCCAAATACTTGGAAAATCCAGGGAAGAGGCTTTCCTTTGCCGATTGCCAAGCATTAGTTCCAAACAACGACCTATATGATCTTAGTCGGATAGTGAGGTTTTTGGATCATTGGGGGATCATTAACTATCTGGCTGCTTCTTCGGTCCACCGTGGCCTTAGGATGGCTGGTTCCCTTCTCAGAGAGGATGTCAACGGCGAGCTTCAACTTCAAACTGCACCTTTGAAGTCCATAGACAGTTTAATTTTGTTTGATAGACCAAAATGCAGCATTAGACTAGAGGATATTGCTTTTTTCTCTCGTTCTGCACAAGATTCAGATGCCTTTATTGGAGATTTGGATAGCAGAATTAGGGAACGTATTGCGGAGCATACCTGCAATTTCTGCTCTTGCCCTCTGACCAAATTACACTATCAATCACAGAAGGAG ATTGATATAATGCTGTGCTCCAACTGTTTCCATGATGCAAAATTTGTTACCGGACACTCAAGTTTGGATTTTGTAAGAATGGATTCTGTAAAAGATGATTCAGATCTTGAAGGGGATAACTGGACAGACCAGGAAACTTTGCTGTTACTTGAGGCCATGGAGAAATATAATGACAACTGGATTGAAATTGCAGAATACGTTGGTACCAAGTCCAAGGCACAATGTATTTTGCATTTTCTTCGTCTTCCAATGGAAAATGGCCTAGTGGAAAGTATCGAACTTCAACATATTCCAACATCTGATAGACAAGATTATTTTATTTCATCTTCAAATTCTAATGGTAAAATTTCAG GCAATCAAGATTTCAGCAGTGCCAAACCACTTCCATTTATTAATTCCTCTAATCCAGTCATGTCTCTG GTAGCCTTCCTGACCTCTGCAATTGGACCAAGGGTTGCTGCAGCCTGTGCAAGTGCAGCATTATCTGTCTTGACTAGAGAAGACTCAAG TCAGAAAG ATGGAACTGTAGAAGGACGATTGCAACAtcctaaaaatggttctacttcgcTTGCTTCAGAACTCGTTGAACAAGCTACAATGGCCGGCCTATCTGCAGCTGCGGTGAAAGCAAAATTATTTGCAGATCAAGAGGAACGTGAAATTCAGAGGCTGGTTGCTACTATTATAAATCATCAG CTGAAGAGATTGGAGTTGAAGCTAAAGCAGTTTGCAGAACTAGAAACCTTACTGCTGAAGGAATGTGAACAGTCTGAGAGGGTGCGACAGCGGCTTTCGACTGAGCGGATTCGAATGATGTCCACCCGCTTTGGAGCCTCATCGAACAATGTACCATCAGCTGGGGGagcagcaccagcagcccctgtAGCAGCTGCTGCAGCCATGGGCACTAATCCAGCAACTGGCCAGCCACCCATGGTGCCGGCAAGTGCACAGGCTTCCTTTGGCAACAGTCTTAATGCTGGCCATCGGCAGATGCAGTTGATGCAACGGCAGCAAATGTTTGGGTTTGGACCCAGGTTGCCACTCTCTGCTATCCACCCAGCTCCTGTCTCTCAGAATCCTGGGTTCAACTCCGCAATACCAAACAATTCCACACCTAACCATCATCCACTGTCAAGATCATCGTCGTCAGGCAATACTCGAATATAG
- the LOC121992698 gene encoding SWI/SNF complex subunit SWI3C homolog isoform X3, giving the protein MSPASPSDSRLKWRKRKRDANPRRQKPPEAEEDEEENDEDASVPVRADAEEDGRSSPPIPAAADPVLDLRVSEVLSDGGQRIADFPTAFRRTVNRPHPSVLALVAAERSNSAARSWSPPLLENISHGQMQALSAVLPDNPSLQQPADLDKPSTYVCTPPPLMEGKGMVKLFDKEQLLIVPMHSDWFSRSTVHRLERQVVPHFFSGKSSDHTQEKYIGLRNTIISKYLENPGKRLSFADCQALVPNNDLYDLSRIVRFLDHWGIINYLAASSVHRGLRMAGSLLREDVNGELQLQTAPLKSIDSLILFDRPKCSIRLEDIAFFSRSAQDSDAFIGDLDSRIRERIAEHTCNFCSCPLTKLHYQSQKEIDIMLCSNCFHDAKFVTGHSSLDFVRMDSVKDDSDLEGDNWTDQETLLLLEAMEKYNDNWIEIAEYVGTKSKAQCILHFLRLPMENGLVESIELQHIPTSDRQDYFISSSNSNGKISGNQDFSSAKPLPFINSSNPVMSLVAFLTSAIGPRVAAACASAALSVLTREDSSNGSDNLHADVDTHAPHASFSQKELVEQATMAGLSAAAVKAKLFADQEEREIQRLVATIINHQLKRLELKLKQFAELETLLLKECEQSERVRQRLSTERIRMMSTRFGASSNNVPSAGGAAPAAPVAAAAAMGTNPATGQPPMVPASAQASFGNSLNAGHRQMQLMQRQQMFGFGPRLPLSAIHPAPVSQNPGFNSAIPNNSTPNHHPLSRSSSSGNTRI; this is encoded by the exons ATGTCGCCCGCTTCTCCTTCAG ATTCCCGGCTCAAATGGCGGAAGAGGAAGCGGGATGCCAATCCTAGGCGCCAGAAGCCACCTGAAGCCGAGGAAGATGAGGAAGAGAACGATGAGGATGCCTCCGTCCCCGTCAGGGCAGATGCGGAGGAGGACGGCCGTAGCTCTCCTCCCATCCCCGCTGCAGCTGACCCCGTTCTCGACCTCAGAGTGTCTGAAGTCCTCTCCGACGGTGGCCAGCGGATCGCTGATTTTCCCACCGCTTTTCGCCGCACTGTCAATCGCCCTCACCCTTCTGTCCTCGCTCTTGTGGCCGCCGAGCGCTCCAACTCTGCCGCCCGTTCATGGTCTCCTCCATTATTGGAGAACATTTCTCACGGGCAGATGCAGGCCCTCTCGGCGGTGCTCCCCGATAATCCTTCATTGCAGCAGCCAGCGGACCTGGATAAGCCCTCCACTTATGTATGCACACCACCGCCACTCATGGAAGGGAAGGGCATGGTAAAGCTGTTTGACAAGGAGCAGCTTCTCATTGTTCCAATGCACTCCG ATTGGTTTTCACGAAGCACTGTCCACCGGCTGGAGAGACAAGTGGTGCCACACTTCTTCTCTGGAAAATCCAGCGATCACACCCAAGAGAAGTACATAGGTCTTCGGAACACTATAATTTCCAAATACTTGGAAAATCCAGGGAAGAGGCTTTCCTTTGCCGATTGCCAAGCATTAGTTCCAAACAACGACCTATATGATCTTAGTCGGATAGTGAGGTTTTTGGATCATTGGGGGATCATTAACTATCTGGCTGCTTCTTCGGTCCACCGTGGCCTTAGGATGGCTGGTTCCCTTCTCAGAGAGGATGTCAACGGCGAGCTTCAACTTCAAACTGCACCTTTGAAGTCCATAGACAGTTTAATTTTGTTTGATAGACCAAAATGCAGCATTAGACTAGAGGATATTGCTTTTTTCTCTCGTTCTGCACAAGATTCAGATGCCTTTATTGGAGATTTGGATAGCAGAATTAGGGAACGTATTGCGGAGCATACCTGCAATTTCTGCTCTTGCCCTCTGACCAAATTACACTATCAATCACAGAAGGAG ATTGATATAATGCTGTGCTCCAACTGTTTCCATGATGCAAAATTTGTTACCGGACACTCAAGTTTGGATTTTGTAAGAATGGATTCTGTAAAAGATGATTCAGATCTTGAAGGGGATAACTGGACAGACCAGGAAACTTTGCTGTTACTTGAGGCCATGGAGAAATATAATGACAACTGGATTGAAATTGCAGAATACGTTGGTACCAAGTCCAAGGCACAATGTATTTTGCATTTTCTTCGTCTTCCAATGGAAAATGGCCTAGTGGAAAGTATCGAACTTCAACATATTCCAACATCTGATAGACAAGATTATTTTATTTCATCTTCAAATTCTAATGGTAAAATTTCAG GCAATCAAGATTTCAGCAGTGCCAAACCACTTCCATTTATTAATTCCTCTAATCCAGTCATGTCTCTG GTAGCCTTCCTGACCTCTGCAATTGGACCAAGGGTTGCTGCAGCCTGTGCAAGTGCAGCATTATCTGTCTTGACTAGAGAAGACTCAAG CAATGGATCTGATAATTTACATGCTGATGTTGATACTCATGCACCACATGCAAGCTTCAGTCAGAAAG AACTCGTTGAACAAGCTACAATGGCCGGCCTATCTGCAGCTGCGGTGAAAGCAAAATTATTTGCAGATCAAGAGGAACGTGAAATTCAGAGGCTGGTTGCTACTATTATAAATCATCAG CTGAAGAGATTGGAGTTGAAGCTAAAGCAGTTTGCAGAACTAGAAACCTTACTGCTGAAGGAATGTGAACAGTCTGAGAGGGTGCGACAGCGGCTTTCGACTGAGCGGATTCGAATGATGTCCACCCGCTTTGGAGCCTCATCGAACAATGTACCATCAGCTGGGGGagcagcaccagcagcccctgtAGCAGCTGCTGCAGCCATGGGCACTAATCCAGCAACTGGCCAGCCACCCATGGTGCCGGCAAGTGCACAGGCTTCCTTTGGCAACAGTCTTAATGCTGGCCATCGGCAGATGCAGTTGATGCAACGGCAGCAAATGTTTGGGTTTGGACCCAGGTTGCCACTCTCTGCTATCCACCCAGCTCCTGTCTCTCAGAATCCTGGGTTCAACTCCGCAATACCAAACAATTCCACACCTAACCATCATCCACTGTCAAGATCATCGTCGTCAGGCAATACTCGAATATAG